From Osmerus eperlanus chromosome 28, fOsmEpe2.1, whole genome shotgun sequence, the proteins below share one genomic window:
- the si:dkey-98f17.5 gene encoding uncharacterized protein si:dkey-98f17.5 encodes MSGGRKPRSVANPLESAILTPSERILKECHSLYIDNENGLVKIASGLGVRILPPRKKIIVMIMGNHSAGKSSFINWYVEEHIQKTGVAIETQGFTFITSGRKRESLTGNATLHLYPHFRPLLEFKGVTDYLSAEISTSKQKKFSLVTFVDTPGLVDGDMIYPFDVNRAITSFGEQADLVFVFFDPMGQALCKRTLNIVENLSEQCGDKLHFYLSKADEAGKETDRQRVMMQIVQELCRRPGLNKCGFDMPTIYIPNPQKPSRCVNQIDVVCETIEKTINQAVQKTLNQLEKDCDLISSTITTKLVQDRATASSNHSTRLHSFLCGALGVFLPFLFILSFLLSTFTQGELDELLGEGTARTLSLVTGVVVYLWDWIPEDGQILFVILFGAFCYILIWLAKYFARQRTRTLTKKEKRTLAEYTDYVQDVVKAKKGRLYEEYLQQCAAEYDF; translated from the exons gaCTAGTAAAGATAGCAAGTGGCTTGGGAGTCCGAATTCTTCCTCCACGTAAGAAGATCATCGTGATGATTATGGGGAATCACTCTGCTGGAAAAAGCTCCTTTATTAACTG GTACGTGGAAGAGCACATCCAGAAAACAGGAGTGGCGATCGAAACCCAGGGGTTCACCTTCATCACAAGTGGTCGGAAAAGAGAATCGCTGACG GGCAATGCCACGCTCCATCTCTACCCTCACTTCCGACCGCTCCTTGAGTTTAAAG GTGTCACTGACTACCTGTCAGCCGAGATCTCCACCTCCAAGCAGAAGAAGTTCAGCCTGGTGACGTTTGTGGACACGCCGGGCCTGGTGGACGGAGACATGATCTACCCCTTCGACGTCAACAGGGCCATCACCTCGTTTG GCGAGCAGGCAGACCTTGTCTTCGTGTTCTTCGACCCCATGGGCCAGGCGCTGTGCAAACGCACCCTCAACATCGTGGAGAACCTGAGCGAGCAGTGTGGAGACAAGCTGCACTTCTACCTCAGCAAGGCAGACGAGGCGggcaaggagacagacagacag cgtGTGATGATGCAGATCGTTCAGGAGCTGTGTCGACGACCGGGCCTCAACAAGTGTGGTTTCGACATGCCCACCATATACATCCCCAACCCACAGAAG CCAAGTCGCTGTGTGAACCAGATTGACGTCGTGTGTGAGACGATTGAGAAGACCATCAACCAGGCGGTCCAGAAGACCCTGAACCAGCTGGAGAAGGACTGTGACCTCATCAGCTCCACTATCACCACTAAACTGGTCCAGGACAG GGCCACGGCGAGCTCCAATCACAGCACCCGCCTCCACTCCTTCCTGTGTGGGGCTCTGGGcgtcttcctccccttcctcttcatcctcagcttcctgctcagcaccttcacccagggcgagCTGGATGAGCTACTGGGGGAGGGCACCGCCCGCACCCTCTCCCTCGTCACG GGAGTTGTCGTGTATCTGTGGGACTGGATTCCAGAAGATGGACAAATACTGTTTGTGATCCTCTTTGGTGCTTTCTGCTACATCCTGATATGGCTGGCCAAGTATTTTGCACG CCAAAGGACTAGGACTCTCacgaagaaggagaagagaaccCTGGCTGAGTACACAGATTATGTCCAGGATGTCGTCAAAGCCAAGAAG GGGAGACTATATGAAGAATACCTCCAGCAATGTGCAGCTGAATATGACTTCTGA
- the LOC134015316 gene encoding apoptosis-inducing factor 3 isoform X2: MGGCFSKPKPVEVKVELTLLEKEKEVDVMSPNGKASPFSDCRPNGALGHSSDEDSSARLYHKPRDYVEASVCHVKDLENGQMREVDLGAGRALLIKEHGEFSAIGHKCPHYGAPLVKGVLSKGHVRCPWHGACFNIATGDIEDFPGLDSLPTFQVRVEKDKVIIRANKQDLQSQKRSKVMSRCSAVINSSTGFSHILIIGSGPAALVCAETLRQEGFTDRIVMATMDKHPPYDRTKLSKSLESTAEQLILRSLDFLQRHDVELLTEKEAVAVDVKARTVTFQDGLKMEYRKLFVATGSRPKPMNYIGKDVGNVFYLRTPEDANSIATLANNKNAVIVGTSFVGMEVAAALTDKAHSVSIIGMQAVPFRKAFGEKVGKAIMKLFETNRVKFYMLNEVSEMRGHHGQLKEVVLKSGKVLRADVCVIGTGSGPATAFLKQSGVHMDSKGFITVNKMMQTNVEGVYAGGDVVTFPLLQRSNKKVNIPHWQMAHVHGRVAALSMMGNATEIKTVPYFWSAMFGKSLRYAGYGEGFDDVVIQGDLDELRFVAFYTKSEEVVAVASMNYDPIVSRVAEVLGSGKTIRKRDVEMLTRLGKTGDMSWLIDKDSQ, from the exons tTGAGGTAAAAGTGGAGCTAACCCTCctggagaaagaaaaggaagtgGACGTGATGTCACCAAACGGAAAGGCGAGCCCGTTCTCTGACTGCCGGCCCAACGGGGCGCTGGGTCACAGCTCTGACGAGGACTCCTCCGCCCGCCTCTACCACAAACCTCGCGACTACGTGGAGGCCTCCGTCTGTCACGTCAAAGACCTGGAGAACGGACA gatgcGAGAGGTGGACCTGGGTGCTGGCAGAGCTCTGCTGATTAAAGAGCACGGAGAGTTCTCTGCCATCGGTCACAAGTGCCCACATTACGGTGCACCTCTCGTCAAAG GTGTCTTGTCAAAAGGGCATGTTCGCTGCCCCTGGCACGGAGCGTGTTTCAACATCGCTACGGGAGACATCGAGGACTTTCCCGGACTGGACAGTCTGCCCACCTTCCAG GTCAGAGTTGAAAAGGACAAGGTGATCATTCGAGCGAACAAGCAG GATCTACAGTCCCagaagaggtcaaaggtcatgtcGCGGTGTTCAGCGGTCATCAACTCCAGCACAGGATTCAGCCACATCCTCATCATCGGGTCAG GTCCGGCTGCTCTGGTGTGCGCCGAGACGCTGAGACAGGAAGGCTTCACCGACCGCATCGTCATGGCGACCATGGACAAACACCCGCCCTACGACAGGACTAAACTGAGTAAG TCCTTGGAGAGCACGGCGGAGCAGCTGATCCTGCGCTCCCTCGACTTCCTCCAGAGGCACGACGTGGAGCTGCTGACCGAGAaggag GCGGTGGCTGTGGACGTGAAGGCGAGGACGGTGACGTTTCAGGACGGCCTCAAGATGGAGTACAGGAAGCTGTTTGTGGCCACAGGAAGCAG ACCGAAGCCCATGAACTACATAGGCAAGGACGTCGGGAATGTGTTTTACCTCAGGACCCCTGAAGATGCTAACAGCATAGCCACTCTCGCCAACAATAAGAATGCAGTCATAGTGGGAACCTCATTTGttg GCATGGAGGTGGCGGCGGCTCTGACAGACAAGGCACACTCCGTCTCTATCATTGGGATGCAAGCCGTCCCCTTCCGGAAAGCTTTTGGGGAGAAAGTAGGGAAAGCCATAATGAAG ctGTTTGAGACGAACAGGGTGAAGTTCTACATGTTGAACGAAGTGTCAGAGATGCGGGGTCATCATGGACAG ctGAAGGAGGTGGTTCTCAAGAGCGGGAAGGTTCTCAGGGCGGACGTGTGCGTCATCGGCACAG GGTCTGGCCCAGCCACGGCGTTCCTGAAGCAGAGCGGAGTTCACATGGACTCAAAGGGCTTCATCACCGTCAACAAG ATGATGCAGACCAACGTGGAGGGCGTGTACGCCGGAGGAGACGTGGTGACGTTTCCTCTGCTTCAGCGCAGCAACAAGAAGGTGAACATCCCTCACTGGCAGATGGCCCATGTTCATG GGAGAGTGGCAGCCCTCAGCATGATGGGGAATGCCACTGAGATTAAAACGGTGCCTTATTTCTGGTCGGCCATGTTTGGGAAGAGCTTACGCTATGCAG GTTATGGGGAGGGCTTTGATGATGTCGTCATTCAGGGTGATCTGGACGAGTTGAGGTTCGTGGCGTTTTATACCAA GAGTGAAGAGGTGGTGGCCGTGGCCAGCATGAACTATGACCCTATTGTGTCCCGCGTGGCGGAGGTCTTAGGGTCGGGAAAGACGATTAGGAAGAGAGACGTGGA gatgttaacCCGACTTGGCAA GACAGGCGACATGTCTTGGCTGATAGACAAAGACTCCCAGTGA